The DNA region CGCGATGGGCCCATCCGACAAGACatggcccctcctcctggccAAAATGTTGTACACCATCGACACCGAGTCCTGAGGTCCAGTCATCGAGACCGAGTAAAGCGGCTCCATCAGCCTGGGGGAGGCCATCAAAAAGGACGAGTAGCACGCCCTGCGGGCCGTGGGGATGATCTGGCCGCCGCCACGGAAGATGGTTTCCTGCGCCAGGGCAACGTCGATGAGGCGGAACTTGGTGTTGCGGATTGCTGAGGAGATAACCAAATTAGCATGTGAAggaaagggttagggtcaaTGACGGGAAACAAAGTATGAGGTGGCATGACTGTGCCATTGTCAAGCATGCAAGACTCCCAGCCCGGTGACCCCCCcctcgtccccgtcccccacAGATTCCTTCACTCCATACCTGCCGTTGTCAACAACAGGCGaggcaaagcaaagcaaggAACCCTCTGGGGAAGAAGCTCTCCATGTCCTGCCAGGGAGGCGTCCATAACATGCATGCATGCATTTCCATCCCCTCCGTGAAATTCTGATTTGAGCAGGTGGTCAAACCAGGCAAAGCCACACCCCCTCATGCACGGCAACCCCCATGGGGTGGCCACCAGAAAAATGATAGGTACGCTTGTACCCTTCTGCCTGCACTGCAGGAACATATGCACAAGAAGACCGGAATGAAACAGAAAGGGTAGTAGTAACCGTATCGAAAAGGGATTTCAAACTCACGTTCTTCGCATAGTGGGCCTTCTCGGGTGGCCCAAGCAAAACCCTGACGAATCGACTCCTTCACCGTGGCTAATCGTTTCTTGTCGACctggaaagagaagaaaagatcTGTCAGTCTACTACTGAGTGGTGCGGTagaagggggagaaaaaGGCCCGATTTGGGCGATCCGGGGCAAAGCCTCGGCAAACTGGGGTGCCGGAGTGAATGACGCGGAAGAGGCGTGTTGCAATAATgacaggaaaaaaaaagaaaaactcaCCTCTCCTGGCAATGTGTCGTCTTGGAGAATATTTGGACCCATCTCTTCCGGTCCAAAGGCCCAGATGCTTCTGGCCGCCAAAAGGTCCCAGTCATACTTGTCGACGAAGAATTTGGCCGTCTTTCGAGGCGGGTCCCGTATCCTCACGGCCCCTGACTCGATGTCCTTTGCGATGCCATCATCTAATGGCTCGGCCaccatggtgatggtgtttttcttgtttggTGTGATGGCATAGCACTTGGTGGCTGACATGTCCTGTACCGTCTCGCAGAATCGGACGACGGGATCCGATACTCTGACCTCCATGTCGGCGTAGAGACGGCGCAAGTCGTGCAGCACACAATCCATGTAGAGTTCACCGGTTCCGAGAATGATGTGTTCGCCagactcctccaccttcgtAGTCACCAAAGGATAGCTCTTGTTGATCTTTCGAATTCCGTCCAGCATCTTTGGCAGTTCCGATGGGTTGATGGGCTCCACCGCAACCTTCAGAACAGACTCGGTCAGGTGAGTGAGAGGCTTGAAGATGTAGGcgtcttcgtcatcctcgAACTGCTTGGCTACAATCGTACCCGTCTTCACGATCGAATTGTCAACGCCGCCCAGCAAGACCCAGTTCCCAGCAGGGACTCCATCGGTTGGGATATTGTATCGAGTTTCGGCAATGAAGACCTCGGCTACTCTGGCCACGACcatgtcttcctcgtcgtcgatcGAGTAGCCCTCGCCCAATACCCGAACCTCGGTCCCTGGCTGAGCAATACCGCTCATCACTCTCCCAAAAGCATTGAAGCTCTTGGCATCAGCCGTGTTGAACAGCTTTGTGACATAGATGACCAGAGGTCCGTTTTGATCGCAAGCCTTCATCGACTCGGCAACTTTTGTGTCGAGAGGACCGGTGTAGTAGcgctcgagcttcttctgggCCGCCtcagctggagaaggaaTGTGCTCGCAGACCATATCAACGAACCCGGTCGATGGCCCAAAGAACTGCTCGCAAACCAGCTTCAACAGAACCTTGGGATCCGTCTTGTACTGGGAAGGCTTGAGTTGGATGCCAAGCTTCGCAAGAGTACCCTTGAGATCCTCCGGGCTCTCACTAATAGTGTGAGAATAGATCTTGTAGATAGGCTCGAGAATGAAGTTGACAAAGGACCGCTTAGCACCTTCATCGACGGGTTTCCTTGTGAAGCTCCGTTTCCTTGGGTTGAAGTAGACATCACCCCATAACCGTTTAGCAAACTCCTCGATGTTGACGCCTCCGAAGCTGTCGGAGTACATCTTGGCGAACGACTTCAGGGTAAAGCACCAGCCCATCGAAGTGCATGTAAACAGCACATTGCCTCTCTCTGGACTGACCCTCTTCGACTCGCCCTTGCCGGGGATCGTGTTCTCGATAACAGTGTTTACCTCTTCGATTACGTGCTTGAGCTTGTAGTAGGCGTCGTTGGGTGGCAGCTTCAGTTCGAGAACCAGGCGATCCATCTTGTTGACGATCAATGTGATCGGGATATCCTCGAGAACGGCATGTTTGATGATCTGCTCTGTGTTGACCTGaacaccctccaccacatccaccaccaagcaaacACCGTCCACCAGCCGAAACGCCGCGGCAACCTCATCGACGAAATCCACATGGCCGGGTGTGTCGATAATGTTGACGAGATGGGACTTGcccttggtgttggggagaaCCAAGCTCATGGGCGACGCCTTGATTGACAATCCTCTTTCCCGCTCTAGCACATGTACGTCGGTATATCTGAGTTGTTCGTCCCGCTTCTTCCCTGTCCTCTGTTCTAGCctgtcgttgatgttgtgcGTCTCCAATACCAGCATATCCATAAACGCCGTCTTTCCGTGGTGCAGGTGTCCGGCCAGGGCGACATTTCGAATCTGTTCGGGATAGTTCATGAGATCGGTCATGAAACTGCGGTCGAAGAACACTGGTGGAAGGTCGGCCTCCTCGATGCTGAACTTCTTCTGCTCGACGGGGGCGATAATGGGCTGTGTTAGTGGTtgcgcatcctcctcctgaaCCATCGtctcaaccccctcgccatACACCTGGGCTGCCGTCGGATAGTACTGCTTGTCTTCGTGGAGGATCACGGCGTTGGATGGACCATCATCTGTAGCCAATATCAGCTTCCTTCCCTCGGCGCCTCCAAGCGCAACAACAGGCGATGATGCTCACCGTCAATTTCCATCAATTCCTGGCCAGTGGCCTCTGGTGCCTCCTCAGGATAGTCATCGTAAGCGTAGTTGCCCGCATCCACGCCATGTTCGGATTCTTCTTCGGaagcctcggcctcgccgCTGTGAGTGTAGAGTTAGCATGGATCGAGTTGTGCCAGGCAGGCAATCGCAAGAGGCTGCGACTGGGATTGATTAATGAAGATGTAAACAGGGGACGGGGGGAATCGCAGAAAAGAAATCAGGGGTGAAAGTGAGAACAAACGTACATGAAGTTTCCAAACTCGTCATAAAGATCGTCATCCATTTTGCTGAGGGTAtcggggagttggggttgaatTGGCTGGATTGAGGCTCGTCGCGTCGTCGCGAGCCTTCTCGCAGCACCAAGTCTCCAAAAATTAATGGTTGGCAGCGCACGAGCCAACTGCGCAGGCCAAGTCCCGGCAGGCAACTGTTTTGGGACGCTACTGTGCGAGGGCAGTGCTGGCATCAATTCTCACTGTACAACTCTTCAACTTCCAACTCAGCACttgaaaaagaaagataCTTAAACAATATGCCGAGATAAATTCAGCGGTTAGAGTCTGGATACGATCAGGACAACTCCCAGGTTCAGCCTCCTTCGTGATGGGGTTGAACTGGACGTTTATACTCTTATACATACATAACCCTGGTCTTGGCTTCACAATTCAGCATTGCCATCTACCTACGTACCGCCGTAGTCCAACTCACCCACAGCTCCGCTGATCGGATCAGAATCTTTATCAGATCTTTTTGATCAAGAAAGACAGGGAGGTCCCTGGCAGATCATGGCATGGTACCGCCGGCCAGCTGCAAGGGGCCAAGAACTTGTTGGAAACGAGCCTTTTTCATGCCACCTCTGCTGCTCTGGTGCTCTGCCACGAGAACAATAGTAAGTGATCAGCCAGAACAATGATTCCGTGGTGATCTTTGTTGGGCTCCAAgtcgaggcggtggcggccCGCGTAGCTCTCTCGAACAAGTCTAAGTGCATGCGAGGCAAATCAACGGCTCAGGAACCGTTGCCCCGCGGGGAGTCTTTCTCCAATTAAAAAATGGtggggagtgggaagggggtcGAAGGGGGGTCCAGTTAGGCGGTGTGATCCATCTCATCAGTTCGCTGGGGAATTTCATAAAACAaagcttcctccccctccccatcaccgcccctCCTTGCTCGAAATTCTCCGAATTCTTCAGTTTTCCTAATCCCGAACACAGTCCTTCAAGATGGCCGGCCTTCCTCCTGTTTACATTGTCAGCGCTGCGCGCACTCCCCTAGGGAGCTTCCTCGGGTGAGAGAACCCCTTTACGTGTACCCCACCATGAATCGGGGGCAGAAACAAACATCTGCCCAACAAAGTCCCCGCAGGTTCAACGACTTGTTCAGACGATGGAGAGCTAACCTTTGCGTTCCTTGCTTTAGCTCTCTCTCGAGCCTCACTGCTATTCAGCTTGGTTCCCATGCCATCAAGTGTATGTAGACGTCAGACCACCGCAATGTCATGCATGCACAACGAGCAAGGTCCAGTTCGCTAATCCGGGGGTAAACAACAGCTGCGGTTGAGCGTGTGCCCGAGATCAAGCctgaggatgtggaggaggtcttCTTTGGCAATGTCCTCTCTGCCAAGTAGGTCATTGCTTAACCCTTCAAAAACAACAGAAAACTGACAATGTCTTCCCAACCAGCCTCGGCCAAGCCCCAGCCCGCCAGTGCGCCATCGGCGGTGGCCTCTCCGAATCCGTCCCCTGCACAACCATCAACAAGGT from Podospora pseudoanserina strain CBS 124.78 chromosome 1, whole genome shotgun sequence includes:
- a CDS encoding hypothetical protein (EggNog:ENOG503NVZK; COG:J), which codes for MPALPSHSSVPKQLPAGTWPAQLARALPTINFWRLGAARRLATTRRASIQPIQPQLPDTLSKMDDDLYDEFGNFIGEAEASEEESEHGVDAGNYAYDDYPEEAPEATGQELMEIDDDGPSNAVILHEDKQYYPTAAQVYGEGVETMVQEEDAQPLTQPIIAPVEQKKFSIEEADLPPVFFDRSFMTDLMNYPEQIRNVALAGHLHHGKTAFMDMLVLETHNINDRLEQRTGKKRDEQLRYTDVHVLERERGLSIKASPMSLVLPNTKGKSHLVNIIDTPGHVDFVDEVAAAFRLVDGVCLVVDVVEGVQVNTEQIIKHAVLEDIPITLIVNKMDRLVLELKLPPNDAYYKLKHVIEEVNTVIENTIPGKGESKRVSPERGNVLFTCTSMGWCFTLKSFAKMYSDSFGGVNIEEFAKRLWGDVYFNPRKRSFTRKPVDEGAKRSFVNFILEPIYKIYSHTISESPEDLKGTLAKLGIQLKPSQYKTDPKVLLKLVCEQFFGPSTGFVDMVCEHIPSPAEAAQKKLERYYTGPLDTKVAESMKACDQNGPLVIYVTKLFNTADAKSFNAFGRVMSGIAQPGTEVRVLGEGYSIDDEEDMVVARVAEVFIAETRYNIPTDGVPAGNWVLLGGVDNSIVKTGTIVAKQFEDDEDAYIFKPLTHLTESVLKVAVEPINPSELPKMLDGIRKINKSYPLVTTKVEESGEHIILGTGELYMDCVLHDLRRLYADMEVRVSDPVVRFCETVQDMSATKCYAITPNKKNTITMVAEPLDDGIAKDIESGAVRIRDPPRKTAKFFVDKYDWDLLAARSIWAFGPEEMGPNILQDDTLPGEVDKKRLATVKESIRQGFAWATREGPLCEEPIRNTKFRLIDVALAQETIFRGGGQIIPTARRACYSSFLMASPRLMEPLYSVSMTGPQDSVSMVYNILARRRGHVLSDGPIAGTPLYRVNGLIPVIDSFGFETDLRINTPGQAMVSLVFDRWNMVPGDPLDKEQVTRPLQMASAQATARDFVLKTRRRKGLSEDVSVAKFLEREFYESLVGSGTLGEA